In a genomic window of Allomeiothermus silvanus DSM 9946:
- a CDS encoding ABC transporter ATP-binding protein, producing the protein MAEIHVENLKVVYRGVILALQGVSLRAGPGEAIALLGPNGAGKSTLVRAMAGLLPQYDGRVLDGKIVIAAQDTSHAPALKVASLGLTAILEGRPVFRYLTVLENLRAAAHRLGAARRKEISDEIFRRFPRLYERRNEQAGYLSGGEQQMLLLGMALLTEPKILVVDEPSLGLSPKLVEEVMRVLDELRRDKGLTLVLVEQNARAAFQIVERVYVMEQGRVVFEGTAQEAQADADVMEFYLGAGAAGGFAEAKRYRRRKRWV; encoded by the coding sequence ATGGCTGAAATCCATGTTGAAAACCTCAAGGTCGTTTACCGTGGGGTAATCTTGGCCTTGCAAGGGGTGTCGTTGCGGGCGGGACCGGGTGAGGCTATTGCCCTGCTCGGTCCCAACGGGGCCGGGAAAAGTACCCTGGTTCGCGCGATGGCCGGGTTGCTCCCGCAGTACGACGGGCGGGTGCTGGATGGGAAGATCGTGATCGCTGCTCAGGACACCAGCCACGCCCCGGCCTTGAAGGTGGCCTCTTTGGGGCTCACCGCGATCCTCGAGGGCCGCCCGGTGTTTCGCTACCTGACGGTGCTGGAGAACCTCCGTGCTGCCGCGCATAGGCTGGGTGCTGCCCGGCGAAAGGAGATCAGCGACGAGATCTTCCGGCGTTTCCCCCGCTTGTACGAGCGCCGCAACGAGCAGGCCGGATACCTCTCGGGCGGTGAGCAGCAGATGCTCCTTCTGGGGATGGCCCTGCTCACCGAGCCCAAGATCCTGGTGGTGGACGAACCCAGCTTAGGCCTCTCGCCCAAACTCGTCGAGGAGGTGATGCGGGTTTTGGACGAACTCCGCCGCGATAAGGGGCTCACCTTGGTGCTGGTCGAACAGAATGCCCGCGCTGCGTTTCAAATCGTCGAGCGGGTCTACGTGATGGAGCAGGGCCGGGTGGTTTTCGAGGGCACTGCCCAGGAAGCCCAGGCCGACGCCGACGTGATGGAATTCTATCTGGGTGCAGGGGCCGCCGGCGGCTTCGCCGAGGCCAAGCGTTACCGCAGGAGGAAGCGATGGGTGTAG
- a CDS encoding ABC transporter ATP-binding protein, translating into MSRLLEAEDLHLSFRGVKALAGVSFTVSEGDLFAVIGPNGAGKTSLLNVLSGLYKPSRGKVVFLGEELVGQSPQDRVRKGLGRTFQNLELFRGMTVLDNVKLGAELAVGAYTDLLPHAPTEWRIRRWAEEVLDYLHLSPYRHAPAGALPYGLQKRVEVARALAGRPKLLLLDEPMAGLSLEEKQDLARFLLDARREWGVTLLLVEHDLKAVLELSTCVLVMSYGEVLYQGAPSGVREDPRVAEAYLGRSA; encoded by the coding sequence ATGAGCCGACTGTTGGAGGCCGAAGACCTCCACCTCTCCTTCCGTGGGGTGAAGGCGCTGGCTGGGGTGAGCTTCACGGTCTCGGAGGGTGACCTCTTCGCGGTGATCGGCCCCAACGGAGCGGGGAAGACTAGCTTGCTCAACGTGCTTTCTGGGCTATACAAGCCGTCTCGGGGCAAGGTGGTGTTTTTGGGGGAGGAACTGGTCGGTCAGAGCCCGCAGGATCGGGTGCGCAAAGGCCTGGGCCGAACCTTTCAGAACCTCGAGCTGTTTCGCGGCATGACCGTTCTCGATAACGTCAAGCTAGGCGCCGAACTGGCAGTAGGAGCCTACACTGACCTGCTGCCGCACGCCCCCACCGAGTGGAGGATCCGCCGCTGGGCTGAAGAAGTCCTCGACTACTTGCACCTCTCGCCCTACCGCCACGCGCCTGCGGGGGCCTTGCCCTACGGGTTGCAAAAGCGGGTGGAAGTAGCCCGGGCTTTGGCTGGCCGGCCTAAGCTCCTGCTCCTCGACGAGCCGATGGCCGGGCTCTCTCTCGAGGAGAAACAAGACCTGGCCCGCTTTTTGCTCGATGCCCGGCGCGAGTGGGGGGTAACGCTGCTGCTGGTCGAGCACGACTTGAAGGCGGTGCTCGAGCTTTCCACCTGCGTACTGGTGATGTCGTACGGGGAGGTGCTCTACCAGGGCGCGCCCTCCGGCGTTCGGGAAGATCCGCGCGTAGCCGAGGCCTATTTGGGGAGGAGCGCGTGA
- a CDS encoding ABC transporter substrate-binding protein, with the protein MNRRQVLKAGLAASTVFSPYMIGLTQSRPVKLAAILPLTGAFAFAGNAALEAFRDQADRINDAGGISGRKLELIVEDDGYDVARGTAAFNRIVQRERPEELVFVYGDSTGLSKALAPEITRLQLPYTATSFANELADPKTYPTIFVFGPTYNDMAGALLQQVQRSRGRGAKIFLVYSNSEFGRDNIPFIKDQAAKRGYQIVGEEVTPLAISDATPIVTKLRQAQPDFVILQGYVLTVEPLLVRAAREQGVRATFMGTYYSAELALMQRAGAAADGFIVTYHNAYYYDTLIPAVEQIRALRRSKGRDLSYRTTYYMGSWAAVDVIAEAMRRAAQAGKLTRPGMIETLENMGDYNAFGQFRNLNWVNHRLPYTKLYRANVRDARFDAITDWVDGSKV; encoded by the coding sequence GTGAACCGTCGTCAAGTGTTGAAGGCCGGTCTGGCAGCGTCTACCGTGTTTAGCCCCTATATGATCGGGTTGACTCAGTCGCGTCCGGTTAAGCTGGCCGCGATTCTCCCGCTTACCGGGGCCTTTGCCTTTGCAGGGAATGCGGCACTCGAGGCTTTCCGCGACCAGGCCGATCGCATCAACGACGCCGGGGGGATCAGTGGGCGGAAGTTAGAGCTGATCGTGGAGGACGACGGCTACGATGTCGCCCGCGGTACGGCGGCGTTCAACCGCATCGTGCAGCGGGAACGCCCCGAAGAACTGGTTTTCGTCTACGGGGACTCCACCGGGCTTTCCAAGGCGTTGGCCCCGGAGATCACCCGCTTGCAACTGCCGTACACCGCTACTTCCTTCGCTAACGAACTGGCCGATCCCAAAACCTACCCTACCATTTTTGTCTTCGGCCCCACCTACAACGACATGGCCGGGGCCTTACTGCAACAGGTACAGCGGTCGCGGGGTCGGGGGGCCAAGATTTTCCTGGTCTACTCCAACTCGGAGTTCGGACGGGACAACATCCCGTTCATCAAGGATCAAGCCGCCAAAAGGGGTTACCAGATCGTGGGCGAGGAGGTGACCCCGTTGGCCATCTCGGACGCTACCCCCATCGTCACCAAGCTGCGCCAGGCCCAGCCAGATTTCGTGATTCTGCAGGGCTATGTGCTGACCGTTGAGCCCCTGCTGGTACGGGCAGCGCGCGAACAGGGGGTACGGGCCACTTTCATGGGCACCTACTACTCCGCCGAGCTGGCCCTCATGCAGCGGGCCGGGGCCGCCGCCGACGGCTTTATCGTGACCTACCACAACGCCTACTACTACGACACCCTGATCCCCGCCGTCGAGCAGATTCGCGCGCTGCGGCGGTCCAAAGGCCGTGACCTCAGCTATCGCACCACCTACTACATGGGTTCTTGGGCGGCAGTGGACGTCATTGCTGAAGCCATGCGCCGGGCTGCCCAGGCCGGTAAACTCACCCGTCCGGGCATGATCGAGACGCTCGAGAACATGGGCGATTACAACGCCTTTGGCCAATTCCGCAACCTGAATTGGGTCAACCACCGCTTGCCCTACACCAAGCTCTACCGGGCCAACGTCAGGGATGCCCGCTTCGACGCCATCACCGACTGGGTAGATGGGTCCAAGGTCTAG
- a CDS encoding tetratricopeptide repeat protein: MESEARRYLKQQFNLEGAISPGRFESELAKRIGSPARRKPVLQAWKGYLGGGGLEAVRRFYSELLAHPRERLEGLVYAMHLPYLEFYLQELPALLPERGKVLEIGAFTGLLLKFLVQKRPDLEWHALEGVEEAVAVGKTRTPGIEWHQGWYGEPLDGVPFVDVALMLSVLPEGYLGNLPARLDTEEFYRHFEIPQRLAALSGLLRPGGLLVYGHGPFLGKNFEAVGEALIRLGFSDVRRVGEGEYVLVLGRMPEELRLEAPVKAQEAKAPPAVPVLTETQAAVSVDEAWALLEGGDYATVLARIPASAGGRLSYLRGRALMALSRFEEAEQALERAACEEAEDLRVLCWAEMGEYQRALTRLETLSSRGGRYRLALGRVYLGLGRLSEALRQLYESGLPESRLPIKLALERLEERAFRFGREGDWSEVSRRVEFVEDLSPELLTRGLLFLGLQATLQQGLWARAERYARRLYDQGEVAGALGLALTQLRVRGPEGLEDVPLVELKAVEPYLTDAVARAEDATALLALGLLRFREGRYPEALRHLERAAREGRGESAGLAYHYLALTKRTLGYPMLEVLGEYKRAHAHKAYPVPVLYQMAQEALAAGEPVLAREFLGRVRDAGLEAVQDQLEGLLALVEKLEGPWEAFRLLTAALARTPQPSLEQLALAYRLSRSFRHSEEAEKVRGEYLAALYAQGRLEEAGEILEDELCHRPDAIEVMFDLAEHFERSGTYKKAAEVWRKALEVAYYAEKDLALAREILRNLLFLNPTDPELALYLEELKATSAALAQLDGSADTFEGLTPQGLLHEGLPKFHGEYLIVVGGHTQLRSRMVPFLEAQGLRLDWFDADANSSGREAIRRIQNRVERAHGLMIISSYVGHDVSEPVRLEAENRGVPVYITPGRARGITGFLRAVADFAPQIFKRALKSSS; the protein is encoded by the coding sequence ATGGAAAGCGAGGCCAGGCGCTATCTCAAACAGCAATTCAACCTCGAGGGCGCAATCTCGCCAGGGCGTTTCGAGAGCGAACTGGCCAAGCGGATCGGCAGCCCCGCGCGGCGCAAACCGGTGTTGCAGGCCTGGAAAGGTTATCTCGGCGGGGGCGGCTTAGAGGCGGTGCGAAGATTTTATAGCGAGCTATTGGCGCACCCCCGGGAGCGCCTGGAGGGGCTAGTGTACGCCATGCACCTCCCCTACCTGGAGTTTTACCTTCAGGAACTCCCGGCTCTGTTGCCCGAGCGGGGCAAGGTTTTGGAGATCGGAGCCTTTACCGGGCTTTTACTCAAGTTCCTAGTTCAAAAGCGCCCTGATCTCGAGTGGCACGCGCTTGAGGGGGTCGAGGAGGCTGTGGCGGTGGGCAAAACCCGCACCCCGGGCATTGAGTGGCACCAGGGATGGTACGGGGAACCGCTGGACGGGGTTCCGTTTGTGGACGTAGCGCTGATGCTCTCGGTGCTGCCCGAGGGGTATCTGGGGAATCTCCCGGCTCGGCTCGATACCGAGGAGTTCTACCGCCATTTCGAGATCCCCCAACGGCTCGCAGCGCTCAGCGGGCTATTGCGCCCTGGCGGGCTGCTGGTCTACGGCCACGGCCCCTTTCTGGGCAAGAATTTCGAGGCGGTGGGCGAGGCGCTCATCCGGCTGGGGTTCAGCGACGTGCGGCGGGTGGGGGAGGGCGAGTATGTGCTGGTGCTGGGCCGGATGCCTGAGGAGCTGCGGCTCGAGGCCCCGGTCAAGGCCCAAGAGGCTAAGGCTCCGCCCGCTGTGCCGGTGCTGACCGAGACCCAGGCTGCGGTTTCGGTGGACGAGGCATGGGCTTTGCTCGAGGGGGGGGACTATGCTACGGTGCTGGCCCGAATCCCGGCGAGCGCGGGAGGACGCCTCTCTTACCTGCGGGGCCGGGCCCTGATGGCCCTTTCCCGTTTTGAGGAGGCCGAGCAAGCCCTCGAGCGTGCGGCCTGCGAGGAGGCTGAAGACCTTCGGGTGTTGTGCTGGGCGGAGATGGGCGAGTACCAGCGGGCCTTGACCCGCTTGGAGACCCTAAGCAGCCGGGGTGGGCGCTATAGGTTGGCGTTGGGGCGGGTCTATCTAGGGTTGGGTCGGCTCTCCGAGGCTCTGCGGCAGCTATATGAATCGGGTTTGCCAGAGTCCCGACTGCCGATTAAACTCGCCCTCGAGCGCCTCGAAGAGCGGGCCTTCCGTTTCGGGCGTGAGGGGGATTGGAGCGAGGTCAGCCGCCGGGTGGAGTTTGTCGAAGACCTCTCACCCGAACTCCTGACCCGCGGGCTCTTGTTTTTGGGCCTACAGGCCACGTTGCAACAGGGGTTGTGGGCCCGGGCTGAGCGCTACGCCCGCCGCCTCTACGACCAAGGGGAGGTCGCTGGGGCCTTGGGATTGGCCTTGACCCAGCTCCGGGTGCGGGGGCCAGAAGGACTGGAGGATGTCCCGCTAGTCGAACTCAAAGCGGTAGAGCCTTACCTCACCGATGCGGTAGCCAGAGCCGAGGATGCCACGGCCCTGCTGGCCTTGGGGCTTCTACGCTTCCGCGAGGGGCGCTACCCGGAGGCCCTGCGACATCTCGAGCGCGCTGCCCGTGAGGGCCGGGGGGAGTCTGCGGGGTTGGCTTACCACTACTTGGCCCTAACCAAGCGGACCCTCGGCTACCCCATGCTGGAAGTGCTGGGCGAGTACAAGCGGGCCCATGCCCATAAGGCGTACCCGGTTCCGGTGCTCTACCAGATGGCCCAGGAAGCGCTGGCCGCAGGCGAACCGGTGCTGGCCCGGGAGTTCTTAGGCCGGGTGCGTGACGCTGGGCTGGAGGCGGTGCAGGATCAGCTCGAGGGTTTGCTGGCCTTGGTGGAGAAGCTCGAAGGCCCCTGGGAGGCTTTCCGGCTGCTCACTGCTGCCCTGGCCCGTACCCCCCAACCCTCGCTAGAGCAACTGGCCCTAGCCTATCGACTCTCGCGCAGTTTTCGTCACAGCGAGGAGGCCGAGAAGGTGCGGGGGGAATACCTGGCGGCTTTGTATGCCCAGGGGCGGCTGGAGGAGGCCGGTGAGATCCTCGAAGATGAGCTTTGTCACCGCCCTGACGCCATCGAGGTGATGTTCGACCTGGCCGAACACTTCGAGCGTAGCGGGACCTATAAGAAAGCCGCCGAGGTCTGGCGCAAGGCCCTCGAGGTGGCGTATTACGCGGAAAAAGACCTTGCGCTTGCGCGGGAAATCCTACGCAACCTGCTGTTTTTAAACCCCACCGATCCCGAGCTGGCCCTTTACCTAGAGGAACTCAAAGCTACCTCGGCGGCCCTCGCTCAGCTGGACGGAAGCGCGGACACGTTCGAGGGCCTTACTCCCCAAGGATTGCTGCACGAGGGGTTGCCAAAGTTTCACGGCGAGTACCTCATCGTGGTAGGGGGGCACACCCAGCTCAGGAGCCGGATGGTTCCCTTCCTGGAAGCTCAGGGTTTGCGCTTGGACTGGTTTGATGCCGATGCCAACAGTTCGGGGCGAGAGGCTATCCGCCGCATCCAGAACCGGGTAGAGCGGGCCCACGGGCTGATGATCATCTCGAGCTATGTTGGCCACGATGTCTCCGAGCCGGTGAGGCTCGAGGCTGAAAATCGGGGGGTGCCGGTCTACATCACCCCCGGACGGGCTAGGGGCATCACCGGCTTTCTCCGTGCGGTAGCGGATTTTGCCCCCCAGATCTTTAAGCGGGCGCTCAAGAGCAGTTCGTAG
- a CDS encoding branched-chain amino acid ABC transporter permease — MDLALTLQTLVNGLANGALYAVIAAGFVLVYRATGVTNFAISEFLLIGAYLTYTLSLFLPVLLAMLLALPAAFVFGVLVERGFVRPLLGRNVVAVIMATIGLAATLDGAALIVWGPDQKAMGAADIAQLPKELPNLAFNVGGVFLSSKAVWSLILALPIAIFLIAMLKYTRYGILLRAVSESETAALALGINAPGVVAIAWGISAMMATIGGAFLAGAAGGGGPGHHLILLGLVVFPVAILGGFDSVAGAVVAGLLIGLVEAFSQLYLEALLPGISQAIPFVIVLLVLMLRPYGLFGQHRIERV, encoded by the coding sequence ATGGACCTTGCTCTCACCCTGCAAACCCTGGTCAATGGCTTGGCGAACGGGGCACTGTACGCAGTGATCGCCGCAGGATTCGTGCTGGTGTATCGAGCTACGGGGGTGACCAACTTCGCCATTAGCGAGTTCTTGCTGATCGGTGCTTACCTGACCTACACGCTTTCGCTCTTCCTGCCGGTGTTGCTAGCGATGTTGTTGGCATTGCCAGCAGCGTTTGTCTTTGGCGTTCTTGTAGAACGGGGCTTCGTCCGGCCTTTGCTTGGACGCAACGTAGTCGCGGTGATTATGGCGACCATCGGCCTGGCGGCAACCCTGGACGGAGCCGCCCTCATCGTCTGGGGACCGGATCAGAAAGCGATGGGGGCAGCGGATATTGCGCAACTGCCTAAGGAATTGCCTAACCTGGCCTTTAACGTGGGCGGGGTGTTTCTTTCGTCCAAGGCGGTGTGGAGCTTGATCTTGGCATTGCCCATAGCCATTTTCCTTATCGCCATGCTCAAGTACACCCGGTATGGCATCCTCTTGCGGGCGGTATCGGAGAGCGAGACCGCCGCGTTAGCCTTAGGGATCAACGCCCCCGGGGTTGTGGCCATCGCCTGGGGTATCTCAGCCATGATGGCGACTATCGGCGGGGCCTTCTTAGCCGGGGCAGCCGGGGGGGGTGGGCCGGGCCATCACCTGATTCTCTTGGGATTGGTAGTCTTCCCGGTGGCGATTTTGGGTGGTTTCGACTCGGTGGCGGGGGCGGTGGTAGCGGGGCTTTTGATCGGGCTGGTGGAGGCTTTTTCCCAGTTGTACCTCGAGGCTTTGCTGCCCGGCATCAGCCAGGCTATTCCCTTTGTGATCGTGCTGTTGGTGCTGATGCTGCGGCCTTACGGCCTCTTCGGCCAGCACCGCATCGAGCGAGTGTGA